One segment of Chionomys nivalis chromosome 1, mChiNiv1.1, whole genome shotgun sequence DNA contains the following:
- the Gstk1 gene encoding glutathione S-transferase kappa 1 isoform X1: MGPARRTLELFYDVLSPYSWLGFEVLCRYQHLWNIKLQLHPALIAGIMNDSGNKPPALVPRKGQYMNKDMLLLGQHFQVPLNLPKDFYNVILKKGSLNAMRFLTAVSMEQPELLEKVSRELWMRIWSRDEDITESQSILAAAEKAGMSPEQAQHLLEKISTAQVKNKLKETTDAACSYGLFQWSLLSQVFSGSCRWISLAPPMSQDWIGSQLLLPWSLLPQAHSSQGSWFSPTPVEFVASILLQLKVLPLSSLP; this comes from the exons ATGGGGCCAGCGCGGCGAACTCTGGAACTGTTCTACGACGTTCTGTCCCCGTACTCCTGGCTGGGCTTTGAG GTCCTATGCAGGTACCAACACCTCTGGAACATCAAGCTGCAGCTGCATCCTGCTCTCATTGCTGGGATCATGAATGACAGTG GAAACAAACCACCAGCTTTGGTTCCCCGAAAAGGCCAATACATGAACAAAGATATGCTTCTCCTGGGGCAACACTTCCAGGTTCCCCTCAACTTACCCAAGGATTTCTACAATGTGATTCTTAAGAAAG GAAGTCTAAATGCCATGCGCTTCCTCACCGCTGTGAGCATGGAGCAACCAGAGCTGCTGGAGAAGGTGTCCAGAGAGCTATGGATGCGTATTTGGTCTCGA GATGAAGACATCACGGAGTCCCAGAGCATCCTGGCT GCTGCAGAGAAGGCAGGAATGTCACCAGAGCAAGCCCAACACTTACTGGAAAAAATCTCCACAGCACAGGTGAAGAACAAGCTCAAAGAGACCACTGATGCGGCCTGCAGTTATGGG CTGTTCcagtggagtttgctgtctcaggtcttcTCTGGATCATGTCGCTGGATCAGTCTTGCTCCACCAATGTCCCAGGACTGGATTGGCTCCCAGCTTCTgctcccatggagcttgcttcctcaggcccactccagccaaggtagctggttcagtcccactcctgtggaatttgttgcctcaATCCTGCTCCAGCTCAaggtccttcctctctcttctcttccatga
- the Gstk1 gene encoding glutathione S-transferase kappa 1 isoform X4 gives MGPARRTLELFYDVLSPYSWLGFEVLCRYQHLWNIKLQLHPALIAGIMNDSGSLNAMRFLTAVSMEQPELLEKVSRELWMRIWSRDEDITESQSILAAAEKAGMSPEQAQHLLEKISTAQVKNKLKETTDAACSYGLFQWSLLSQVFSGSCRWISLAPPMSQDWIGSQLLLPWSLLPQAHSSQGSWFSPTPVEFVASILLQLKVLPLSSLP, from the exons ATGGGGCCAGCGCGGCGAACTCTGGAACTGTTCTACGACGTTCTGTCCCCGTACTCCTGGCTGGGCTTTGAG GTCCTATGCAGGTACCAACACCTCTGGAACATCAAGCTGCAGCTGCATCCTGCTCTCATTGCTGGGATCATGAATGACAGTG GAAGTCTAAATGCCATGCGCTTCCTCACCGCTGTGAGCATGGAGCAACCAGAGCTGCTGGAGAAGGTGTCCAGAGAGCTATGGATGCGTATTTGGTCTCGA GATGAAGACATCACGGAGTCCCAGAGCATCCTGGCT GCTGCAGAGAAGGCAGGAATGTCACCAGAGCAAGCCCAACACTTACTGGAAAAAATCTCCACAGCACAGGTGAAGAACAAGCTCAAAGAGACCACTGATGCGGCCTGCAGTTATGGG CTGTTCcagtggagtttgctgtctcaggtcttcTCTGGATCATGTCGCTGGATCAGTCTTGCTCCACCAATGTCCCAGGACTGGATTGGCTCCCAGCTTCTgctcccatggagcttgcttcctcaggcccactccagccaaggtagctggttcagtcccactcctgtggaatttgttgcctcaATCCTGCTCCAGCTCAaggtccttcctctctcttctcttccatga
- the Gstk1 gene encoding glutathione S-transferase kappa 1 isoform X2 yields MGPARRTLELFYDVLSPYSWLGFEVLCRYQHLWNIKLQLHPALIAGIMNDSGNKPPALVPRKGQYMNKDMLLLGQHFQVPLNLPKDFYNVILKKGSLNAMRFLTAVSMEQPELLEKVSRELWMRIWSRDEDITESQSILAAAEKAGMSPEQAQHLLEKISTAQVKNKLKETTDAACSYGERSGWALCLEPNMPDFKIALRSELQVLHLTKLTSVALWAEAGISCLYFCASQVPFGKP; encoded by the exons ATGGGGCCAGCGCGGCGAACTCTGGAACTGTTCTACGACGTTCTGTCCCCGTACTCCTGGCTGGGCTTTGAG GTCCTATGCAGGTACCAACACCTCTGGAACATCAAGCTGCAGCTGCATCCTGCTCTCATTGCTGGGATCATGAATGACAGTG GAAACAAACCACCAGCTTTGGTTCCCCGAAAAGGCCAATACATGAACAAAGATATGCTTCTCCTGGGGCAACACTTCCAGGTTCCCCTCAACTTACCCAAGGATTTCTACAATGTGATTCTTAAGAAAG GAAGTCTAAATGCCATGCGCTTCCTCACCGCTGTGAGCATGGAGCAACCAGAGCTGCTGGAGAAGGTGTCCAGAGAGCTATGGATGCGTATTTGGTCTCGA GATGAAGACATCACGGAGTCCCAGAGCATCCTGGCT GCTGCAGAGAAGGCAGGAATGTCACCAGAGCAAGCCCAACACTTACTGGAAAAAATCTCCACAGCACAGGTGAAGAACAAGCTCAAAGAGACCACTGATGCGGCCTGCAGTTATGGG GAGAGAAGTGGATGGGCCCTGTGCCTAGAGCCCAATATGCCAGACTTTAAGATTGCCTTAAGAAGTGAACTTCAAGTTCTCCATTTGACAAAACTGACTTCCGTGGCCCTGTGGGCTGAGGCAGGAATCAGCTGCCTTTACTTCTGTGCCTCACAAGTGCCTTTTGGAAAGCCTTAA
- the Gstk1 gene encoding glutathione S-transferase kappa 1 isoform X5, with protein sequence MGPARRTLELFYDVLSPYSWLGFEVLCRYQHLWNIKLQLHPALIAGIMNDSGSLNAMRFLTAVSMEQPELLEKVSRELWMRIWSRDEDITESQSILAAAEKAGMSPEQAQHLLEKISTAQVKNKLKETTDAACSYGAFGLPTTVAHIDGKTYMLFGSDRMELLAYLLGEKWMGPVPRAQYARL encoded by the exons ATGGGGCCAGCGCGGCGAACTCTGGAACTGTTCTACGACGTTCTGTCCCCGTACTCCTGGCTGGGCTTTGAG GTCCTATGCAGGTACCAACACCTCTGGAACATCAAGCTGCAGCTGCATCCTGCTCTCATTGCTGGGATCATGAATGACAGTG GAAGTCTAAATGCCATGCGCTTCCTCACCGCTGTGAGCATGGAGCAACCAGAGCTGCTGGAGAAGGTGTCCAGAGAGCTATGGATGCGTATTTGGTCTCGA GATGAAGACATCACGGAGTCCCAGAGCATCCTGGCT GCTGCAGAGAAGGCAGGAATGTCACCAGAGCAAGCCCAACACTTACTGGAAAAAATCTCCACAGCACAGGTGAAGAACAAGCTCAAAGAGACCACTGATGCGGCCTGCAGTTATGGG GCCTTTGGTCTTCCCACCACTGTTGCCCACATAGATGGTAAAACCTACATGTTATTTGGTTCTGATCGCATGGAATTGCTAGCTTACCTGCTAG GAGAGAAGTGGATGGGCCCTGTGCCTAGAGCCCAATATGCCAGACTTTAA
- the Gstk1 gene encoding glutathione S-transferase kappa 1 isoform X3: protein MGPARRTLELFYDVLSPYSWLGFEVLCRYQHLWNIKLQLHPALIAGIMNDSGNKPPALVPRKGQYMNKDMLLLGQHFQVPLNLPKDFYNVILKKGSLNAMRFLTAVSMEQPELLEKVSRELWMRIWSRDEDITESQSILAAAEKAGMSPEQAQHLLEKISTAQVKNKLKETTDAACSYGAFGLPTTVAHIDGKTYMLFGSDRMELLAYLLGEKWMGPVPRAQYARL, encoded by the exons ATGGGGCCAGCGCGGCGAACTCTGGAACTGTTCTACGACGTTCTGTCCCCGTACTCCTGGCTGGGCTTTGAG GTCCTATGCAGGTACCAACACCTCTGGAACATCAAGCTGCAGCTGCATCCTGCTCTCATTGCTGGGATCATGAATGACAGTG GAAACAAACCACCAGCTTTGGTTCCCCGAAAAGGCCAATACATGAACAAAGATATGCTTCTCCTGGGGCAACACTTCCAGGTTCCCCTCAACTTACCCAAGGATTTCTACAATGTGATTCTTAAGAAAG GAAGTCTAAATGCCATGCGCTTCCTCACCGCTGTGAGCATGGAGCAACCAGAGCTGCTGGAGAAGGTGTCCAGAGAGCTATGGATGCGTATTTGGTCTCGA GATGAAGACATCACGGAGTCCCAGAGCATCCTGGCT GCTGCAGAGAAGGCAGGAATGTCACCAGAGCAAGCCCAACACTTACTGGAAAAAATCTCCACAGCACAGGTGAAGAACAAGCTCAAAGAGACCACTGATGCGGCCTGCAGTTATGGG GCCTTTGGTCTTCCCACCACTGTTGCCCACATAGATGGTAAAACCTACATGTTATTTGGTTCTGATCGCATGGAATTGCTAGCTTACCTGCTAG GAGAGAAGTGGATGGGCCCTGTGCCTAGAGCCCAATATGCCAGACTTTAA
- the LOC130884618 gene encoding glutathione S-transferase kappa 1-like isoform X3: protein MGPARRTLELFYDVLSPYSWLGFEVLCRYQHLWNIKLQLRPAFLGGIMKDSGSLNAMRFLTAVSMEQPEVLEKVSRELWMRIWSRDEDITESQSILAAAEKAGMSTEQGQLFLEKISTIQVKNKLKETTDAASSYGAFGLPTTVAHIDGKTYMLFGSDRMELLAYLLGEKWMGPAPTAQCARL from the exons ATGGGGCCAGCGCGGCGAACTCTGGAACTGTTCTACGACGTTCTGTCCCCGTACTCCTGGCTGGGCTTTGAG GTCCTATGCAGGTACCAACACCTCTGGAACATCAAGCTGCAGCTGCGTCCTGCTTTCCTCGGTGGGATCATGAAAGACAGCG GAAGTCTAAATGCCATGCGCTTCCTCACCGCTGTGAGCATGGAGCAACCAGAGGTGCTGGAGAAGGTGTCCAGAGAGCTATGGATGCGTATTTGGTCTCGA GATGAAGACATCACGGAGTCCCAGAGCATCCTGGCT GCTGCAGAGAAGGCAGGAATGTCCACAGAGCAAGGCCAACTCTTTCTGGAGAAAATCTCCACAATACAGGTAAAGAACAAGCTCAAGGAGACCACTGATGCGGCCAGCAGTTATGGG GCCTTTGGTCTTCCTACCACTGTTGCCCACATAGATGGTAAAACCTACATGTTATTTGGTTCTGACCGCATGGAGTTGCTAGCTTACTTGCTGG GAGAGAAGTGGATGGGTCCTGCGCCTACAGCCCAATGTGCCAGACTTTAA
- the LOC130884618 gene encoding glutathione S-transferase kappa 1-like isoform X1: MGPARRTLELFYDVLSPYSWLGFEVLCRYQHLWNIKLQLRPAFLGGIMKDSENKPLATVPRKGQYMNKEMPLLGQHFQVPINLPKDFFGVIVKKGSLNAMRFLTAVSMEQPEVLEKVSRELWMRIWSRDEDITESQSILAAAEKAGMSTEQGQLFLEKISTIQVKNKLKETTDAASSYGAFGLPTTVAHIDGKTYMLFGSDRMELLAYLLGEKWMGPAPTAQCARL, from the exons ATGGGGCCAGCGCGGCGAACTCTGGAACTGTTCTACGACGTTCTGTCCCCGTACTCCTGGCTGGGCTTTGAG GTCCTATGCAGGTACCAACACCTCTGGAACATCAAGCTGCAGCTGCGTCCTGCTTTCCTCGGTGGGATCATGAAAGACAGCG AAAACAAACCACTAGCTACGGTTCCCCGAAAAGGCCAATACATGAACAAAGAGATGCCTCTCCTAGGGCAACACTTCCAGGTTCCCATCAACTTACCCAAGGACTTCTTTGGTGTGATTGTTAAGAAAG GAAGTCTAAATGCCATGCGCTTCCTCACCGCTGTGAGCATGGAGCAACCAGAGGTGCTGGAGAAGGTGTCCAGAGAGCTATGGATGCGTATTTGGTCTCGA GATGAAGACATCACGGAGTCCCAGAGCATCCTGGCT GCTGCAGAGAAGGCAGGAATGTCCACAGAGCAAGGCCAACTCTTTCTGGAGAAAATCTCCACAATACAGGTAAAGAACAAGCTCAAGGAGACCACTGATGCGGCCAGCAGTTATGGG GCCTTTGGTCTTCCTACCACTGTTGCCCACATAGATGGTAAAACCTACATGTTATTTGGTTCTGACCGCATGGAGTTGCTAGCTTACTTGCTGG GAGAGAAGTGGATGGGTCCTGCGCCTACAGCCCAATGTGCCAGACTTTAA
- the LOC130884618 gene encoding glutathione S-transferase kappa 1-like isoform X2 translates to MGPARRTLELFYDVLSPYSWLGFEVLCRYQHLWNIKLQLRPAFLGGIMKDSENKPLATVPRKGQYMNKEMPLLGQHFQVPINLPKDFFGVIVKKGSLNAMRFLTAVSMEQPEVLEKVSRELWMRIWSRDEDITESQSILAAAEKAGMSTEQGQLFLEKISTIQAFGLPTTVAHIDGKTYMLFGSDRMELLAYLLGEKWMGPAPTAQCARL, encoded by the exons ATGGGGCCAGCGCGGCGAACTCTGGAACTGTTCTACGACGTTCTGTCCCCGTACTCCTGGCTGGGCTTTGAG GTCCTATGCAGGTACCAACACCTCTGGAACATCAAGCTGCAGCTGCGTCCTGCTTTCCTCGGTGGGATCATGAAAGACAGCG AAAACAAACCACTAGCTACGGTTCCCCGAAAAGGCCAATACATGAACAAAGAGATGCCTCTCCTAGGGCAACACTTCCAGGTTCCCATCAACTTACCCAAGGACTTCTTTGGTGTGATTGTTAAGAAAG GAAGTCTAAATGCCATGCGCTTCCTCACCGCTGTGAGCATGGAGCAACCAGAGGTGCTGGAGAAGGTGTCCAGAGAGCTATGGATGCGTATTTGGTCTCGA GATGAAGACATCACGGAGTCCCAGAGCATCCTGGCT GCTGCAGAGAAGGCAGGAATGTCCACAGAGCAAGGCCAACTCTTTCTGGAGAAAATCTCCACAATACAG GCCTTTGGTCTTCCTACCACTGTTGCCCACATAGATGGTAAAACCTACATGTTATTTGGTTCTGACCGCATGGAGTTGCTAGCTTACTTGCTGG GAGAGAAGTGGATGGGTCCTGCGCCTACAGCCCAATGTGCCAGACTTTAA